One Aneurinibacillus migulanus genomic region harbors:
- a CDS encoding polysaccharide deacetylase family protein — MIKRLILLFLLVSFFCAGQEIGQAATKNRAYWEARGDIVWEVKTDTKLIALTFDDGPDPRYTREILDLLEKHKAKGTFFVMGHKAEKNPTLIREMSQKGHEIANHTYHHPQLRTITAADLQKEIKDTDNVIYSITGKYPALFRPPGGVYDDKVVAAAKTQNHLVVMWSWTQDTKDWKNPGAQKIINKVCDNAKPGNIVLFHDAGGNRTQTVRAVEIILDRLSKEGYQFVTVSQLLPYKEEKVSIPQQK; from the coding sequence ATGATAAAACGTCTTATTTTACTTTTCCTTTTGGTATCCTTTTTTTGCGCAGGTCAGGAAATTGGACAAGCTGCTACAAAAAACCGAGCATACTGGGAAGCAAGAGGAGACATTGTATGGGAAGTCAAAACAGATACTAAATTAATTGCATTAACGTTTGATGATGGACCTGATCCCCGATACACCAGGGAAATACTGGATTTATTGGAGAAGCACAAAGCAAAAGGGACTTTTTTTGTGATGGGGCATAAAGCGGAAAAAAACCCTACTCTTATTAGAGAAATGAGTCAAAAAGGTCATGAAATTGCCAATCATACGTATCATCATCCTCAATTACGTACAATTACTGCTGCTGATTTACAGAAAGAAATCAAAGATACGGATAATGTAATCTATTCCATTACCGGCAAATATCCTGCTCTCTTCCGGCCGCCAGGAGGAGTGTATGATGATAAAGTGGTTGCGGCTGCAAAAACGCAAAATCATCTTGTTGTAATGTGGTCATGGACGCAGGACACGAAAGATTGGAAAAATCCTGGTGCTCAAAAAATCATAAACAAGGTTTGCGACAACGCCAAGCCCGGAAACATTGTACTTTTTCATGACGCAGGAGGAAATCGGACACAAACGGTACGGGCCGTGGAAATCATTCTGGACAGGCTATCAAAAGAAGGATACCAATTTGTCACCGTTTCGCAACTACTCCCCTATAAAGAAGAAAAAGTTTCAATTCCTCAACAAAAATAA
- a CDS encoding transporter substrate-binding domain-containing protein — MQKNDWFLFVCFLLSLLLAAPQVHGSVPFPVSPPAKKTYKIAAEWALPPFSYVAANGSLTGASIDIMEKIAAYNNIVFEYIPMDLAQAEKELRAGKIDAIAGLTYSARKNKMFDFSDPYFTMSDTLIVPNKKRNSIRSMSDIRNSHVVLQNREAVVESLFNLRHTNLTITDNQLSGLLALLQGRADVFIGNKWTADVYLQHFKQQDSFAVLEIVVEPADFAIAVRKGNDPLLNVMNKTLAVMKTKGEISAIINDWLTPGFAVQINRLQHFIQLLMIVLGATACILLFIYIWNQRLKKAVQERTKELSTLNGYLQEQRQQVADRDAFKEQILNNIHTGIVTFDLDFSLTSSNSRAEEMLHSSREAPLSIQHSPLLARIIAHDKDIRDRKEKRDDSLTKLEINEQEEWKVIYYRLLTLYDAQKRQTGYLLSMTDRTEEKRLEQKLIVQEKLHALGQLVAGIAHEIRNPLTSIKTFVEVMPDKYDQPHFRQAMMEYIPAEIDRLNAIVTDLLDYARPRSPSQEKYPANALLSSLLTLLRVTVEKKHICMEHIVHEDLVFYIDPQQIRQVFLNLLLNAIDAVEQQPTKKIIVTVERESAVTGKVTITDTGSGIAPEQIKRIFEPFYTSKHNGVGLGLPLSYKLTKENEGDLRIASGPGQGTTVTVLLPLYTQEDRLHES; from the coding sequence TTGCAAAAAAATGACTGGTTCCTATTTGTGTGCTTTTTATTATCCCTTCTGCTTGCTGCACCACAAGTTCACGGTTCTGTTCCGTTCCCTGTCTCTCCTCCCGCCAAGAAAACGTATAAAATTGCTGCTGAATGGGCACTTCCCCCTTTTTCATATGTAGCTGCAAACGGATCGCTAACAGGTGCCAGCATTGATATCATGGAAAAAATCGCGGCATATAACAATATTGTTTTTGAATATATCCCAATGGATCTTGCCCAGGCAGAAAAAGAATTACGGGCAGGAAAAATTGACGCAATCGCGGGACTTACGTATAGTGCAAGGAAGAATAAAATGTTTGATTTTTCCGATCCTTACTTTACAATGTCAGATACATTGATTGTCCCTAACAAAAAAAGAAATTCAATTCGCAGCATGAGCGACATACGCAATTCACATGTCGTCTTACAAAACCGGGAAGCAGTTGTAGAATCACTGTTCAATTTACGACATACAAACCTTACCATCACAGATAATCAATTGTCCGGACTGTTAGCCCTGCTTCAAGGACGGGCTGATGTGTTTATCGGCAACAAGTGGACAGCGGATGTATATCTACAACACTTTAAGCAGCAGGATAGCTTCGCCGTGCTTGAAATCGTAGTCGAACCCGCCGATTTTGCCATTGCTGTTCGTAAAGGAAACGATCCGCTACTGAACGTTATGAATAAAACATTGGCTGTCATGAAAACAAAAGGAGAAATCAGTGCGATTATAAACGACTGGCTGACTCCCGGGTTTGCGGTTCAAATCAATCGACTTCAGCATTTTATTCAACTGCTGATGATTGTACTTGGAGCGACGGCCTGTATTCTTTTGTTTATCTATATCTGGAACCAGCGGCTAAAAAAAGCTGTACAGGAAAGAACGAAAGAGCTTTCAACATTAAACGGTTACTTGCAAGAACAGCGACAACAGGTCGCGGACCGTGATGCATTCAAAGAACAAATCCTGAATAATATCCATACGGGAATCGTGACGTTTGACCTCGATTTCTCGCTCACGAGCAGCAACTCGCGTGCCGAAGAAATGCTTCACTCTTCCCGAGAAGCTCCATTATCTATACAGCATTCGCCTTTACTCGCACGTATTATTGCTCACGATAAGGATATAAGGGACCGAAAAGAGAAAAGGGACGACTCCCTTACAAAATTAGAGATAAATGAGCAAGAAGAATGGAAGGTTATCTATTACCGCCTGCTTACGCTATATGATGCACAGAAAAGGCAGACAGGCTACCTGTTGTCCATGACGGACCGTACGGAGGAAAAGCGGTTGGAACAGAAACTCATCGTTCAGGAAAAACTGCATGCGCTTGGTCAACTGGTAGCAGGTATCGCGCACGAAATACGCAATCCATTAACATCTATCAAAACATTTGTAGAGGTAATGCCTGACAAATACGATCAACCTCATTTCCGCCAGGCCATGATGGAATACATTCCTGCAGAAATCGATCGGCTCAATGCGATTGTAACGGACTTGCTAGATTATGCACGTCCCCGCTCTCCTAGCCAAGAAAAGTATCCGGCTAATGCCCTGCTGTCTTCTCTCCTTACCCTTTTACGGGTGACCGTGGAGAAAAAGCATATTTGTATGGAGCATATTGTACATGAAGACCTTGTCTTCTACATTGATCCGCAGCAAATCAGGCAAGTGTTCTTAAACCTTCTGTTAAATGCGATCGATGCGGTCGAACAGCAGCCAACCAAAAAAATCATCGTTACTGTTGAAAGAGAGTCTGCAGTAACAGGCAAAGTTACAATCACAGATACCGGGAGTGGAATTGCTCCTGAACAAATAAAACGCATTTTTGAACCTTTTTATACAAGCAAGCATAACGGCGTCGGACTTGGTCTTCCTCTCTCCTACAAACTAACAAAAGAAAATGAAGGCGACTTGCGCATAGCAAGCGGACCTGGGCAGGGAACAACTGTAACTGTCCTATTACCATTGTATACACAGGAGGATCGTTTACATGAATCCTAA
- a CDS encoding ABC transporter permease, whose amino-acid sequence MKTTGKLRLIFTILTIIYILVPLLVVIPASFTSASYPSFPPQGFSFQWYTKLLERPEFVTALINSAKFAFMAAFFAVIFGTLGALAIAKYDIPGKAYITSLLTSPLSVPQLVLGVALLIYFTPLMLAGTGTGFLIAHIIICIPYVIRLVLTGLSGFDYNLERAAAILGASPLTIFWKVTLPLIRPAIISGGLFAFLISFDNVTVSLFMVSPDMRTLPIEIFSHMQDAYDPLVASVSSVVIFISVILIVILEKLQGVGKVFGGTH is encoded by the coding sequence ATAAAAACAACTGGAAAACTGCGCCTCATCTTTACCATTCTCACGATTATTTATATTTTAGTTCCACTGCTAGTGGTTATTCCCGCTTCATTTACAAGTGCCAGTTATCCAAGCTTTCCGCCACAAGGCTTTTCCTTTCAGTGGTATACGAAGCTCCTGGAGCGTCCAGAATTCGTGACCGCTCTGATCAATAGCGCCAAATTCGCGTTCATGGCCGCCTTCTTCGCCGTTATATTCGGTACGCTCGGCGCGCTGGCCATTGCCAAATATGATATTCCGGGCAAAGCATATATTACATCTCTATTGACCTCGCCACTCAGCGTACCACAGCTTGTATTGGGTGTAGCACTTCTCATTTATTTTACCCCACTAATGCTGGCTGGTACCGGAACAGGTTTCTTGATAGCACATATCATTATATGTATTCCTTATGTCATTCGGCTTGTACTTACGGGCTTGAGCGGCTTTGATTACAATCTGGAACGCGCTGCGGCCATCCTGGGCGCAAGCCCGCTAACAATCTTCTGGAAAGTGACGCTACCGCTTATTCGTCCGGCTATTATTTCAGGCGGATTGTTCGCCTTCCTTATCTCATTCGACAATGTAACCGTATCGCTGTTTATGGTTTCACCGGATATGCGTACGCTGCCCATCGAGATTTTCTCTCATATGCAGGACGCATATGATCCACTGGTCGCCTCTGTTTCCAGCGTGGTCATTTTCATATCAGTGATTCTGATTGTGATTCTTGAAAAACTGCAAGGCGTAGGTAAAGTATTTGGTGGTACACACTAA
- a CDS encoding ABC transporter ATP-binding protein produces MQAVKNAVRNDVEIKNVVKRFGSTTVLNGIDLEVRQGELLTLLGPSGCGKTTTLNLIAGFLEADEGDVYIKGKNVTHIPPYKRDLGMVFQTYSLFPHMTIYENLDFGLKLRKVTKADKERRIESALNLVKMSGLEHRYPRELSGGQRQRVAIARALVVEPELLLLDEPLSNLDAKLRHELRIEIKRLQKEIGVTTIFVTHDQEEALSLSDRVVVMNGGKIEQISSPTTIYNHPETEFVFQFIGKSNCFHGTVTTADSRKISVQLEDGWVTFVDADNVMGADRTCRAGDQVKLYIRPEKLSIASSAQGQSEPFHKATITQMNYLGASWEIDVALIGKPVQILTPMYDASWQIGKEVMIGWNPSDIMLIKK; encoded by the coding sequence ATGCAAGCAGTTAAAAATGCGGTAAGAAACGATGTAGAAATTAAAAATGTCGTGAAAAGATTCGGTTCGACTACTGTATTGAACGGCATCGACCTTGAAGTCAGACAGGGTGAGCTTCTCACCCTGCTCGGCCCTTCCGGTTGCGGGAAAACTACAACGCTTAATCTGATTGCAGGATTCCTGGAAGCTGATGAAGGCGATGTATATATCAAAGGAAAGAACGTGACGCATATCCCTCCCTACAAACGGGATCTAGGTATGGTGTTTCAAACGTATTCTTTATTTCCACACATGACAATCTATGAAAATCTCGACTTTGGCCTCAAATTGCGGAAAGTAACGAAAGCAGATAAAGAAAGGCGAATCGAAAGTGCACTCAATCTCGTGAAAATGTCCGGTCTAGAACATCGCTACCCCCGCGAGCTTTCAGGCGGGCAACGGCAACGTGTCGCCATTGCCCGGGCACTTGTTGTAGAACCTGAATTGTTGCTGCTTGATGAGCCGCTCTCTAATCTGGATGCCAAGCTGCGCCATGAACTGCGAATAGAAATTAAAAGACTGCAAAAGGAAATCGGTGTGACGACTATTTTCGTTACACATGATCAGGAAGAGGCCTTATCCCTATCTGATCGTGTCGTAGTAATGAATGGCGGTAAAATTGAGCAGATCAGTTCGCCAACAACGATTTATAACCATCCGGAAACAGAATTCGTCTTTCAATTCATCGGAAAGTCAAACTGCTTTCACGGAACAGTGACAACTGCGGACAGTCGAAAAATTTCCGTACAGCTGGAAGACGGCTGGGTAACGTTCGTGGATGCCGATAATGTAATGGGAGCTGACCGTACATGCCGTGCAGGTGATCAAGTAAAGCTGTATATCCGTCCAGAAAAGCTGTCTATCGCATCTTCCGCTCAAGGGCAATCAGAGCCGTTCCATAAGGCCACCATTACACAGATGAACTATCTGGGCGCTTCATGGGAGATTGATGTCGCCCTTATCGGAAAACCTGTGCAAATTTTAACGCCGATGTATGACGCTTCCTGGCAAATCGGAAAAGAGGTGATGATCGGATGGAATCCGTCAGACATTATGCTCATCAAGAAGTAA
- a CDS encoding sigma-54 interaction domain-containing protein → MQEKLNVQTERHNFIGKSKAMEHVFSMIERVKDIDSNVLITGESGTGKEVVARAIHKMGKRKHGPLEIVNCAAIPEALLESELFGYEKGAFTGATQKKPGKWAAANGGTLFLDEISEMPLALQAKILRVIQEREVTPLGSNQKIPLDVRIVSATNKQLEQLVAEGTFREDLYFRLNVIPISLPPLRERQEDLLLLLDYFLQKYAREMDKGIKKLSAAARRLLLAYDYPGNVRQLGNIIEYAMALSSSDIITEEDLPEYIQHHTQSAALPISSHAQEFTDSIPVGVSMKEIEKRAIAAALDHCGWHRQETARMLQISERSLRDKIKLYNLKSVQEE, encoded by the coding sequence CTGCAAGAAAAGCTCAATGTACAGACCGAACGCCATAATTTCATAGGGAAAAGCAAAGCAATGGAACATGTTTTTTCTATGATTGAACGAGTCAAGGATATCGACTCCAATGTATTAATTACCGGCGAAAGCGGTACTGGAAAAGAAGTGGTGGCGCGTGCTATCCATAAAATGGGCAAACGCAAGCACGGTCCGCTCGAAATCGTAAATTGCGCGGCTATTCCAGAAGCGTTATTGGAAAGCGAATTGTTCGGCTACGAAAAAGGGGCTTTTACTGGTGCGACACAAAAAAAACCAGGGAAATGGGCGGCAGCAAACGGTGGGACTCTTTTTCTCGATGAAATTAGCGAAATGCCCCTGGCACTTCAGGCAAAAATCCTACGCGTCATACAGGAACGGGAGGTAACTCCGCTCGGCTCCAATCAAAAAATTCCGCTCGATGTTCGAATTGTCAGCGCAACGAACAAGCAGTTAGAACAATTGGTAGCAGAAGGAACATTCCGTGAAGATTTGTATTTCAGACTGAATGTAATCCCGATTTCACTGCCTCCGCTTCGAGAAAGGCAAGAGGATTTGCTGCTGTTGCTGGATTATTTTCTGCAAAAATATGCTCGTGAAATGGATAAAGGAATCAAAAAGCTTTCTGCCGCTGCACGTCGGCTGTTGCTCGCATACGATTATCCTGGAAACGTTCGTCAACTTGGAAACATCATAGAATATGCAATGGCCCTTTCTTCTTCTGACATCATTACAGAAGAGGATCTTCCTGAATACATACAGCATCATACACAAAGTGCGGCTCTCCCTATTTCTTCACATGCACAGGAATTCACTGATAGCATTCCGGTAGGCGTTTCGATGAAAGAAATCGAGAAACGCGCGATTGCTGCTGCGCTTGACCATTGCGGGTGGCATCGGCAGGAAACAGCACGAATGCTACAAATCTCAGAACGAAGTCTACGTGATAAGATAAAACTGTACAATCTCAAAAGTGTCCAAGAAGAATAA
- a CDS encoding TAXI family TRAP transporter solute-binding subunit: MNLRHLFAGAVLLLICIAVGCSFADKRQEIPSPVTYHPLPKTVESSSTPLLGKSITIATGDISGVYFPLGQALASIYGQYDGAFTGTRITKASIENARLVSEKKAELGFATVDAIASEGYVFSTEKQQPVPSRLCALTGLYFNYIHIAVTKKSGIRSLKDLTGKRIGMGPIGSGTELNAERILQAAHLADGTQKHYFSFSQASQALRDGVIDAAIFSSGLPNPDVSSLANDDSLTLISVPEDVITELQRQYPYYLKKSIPAETYTDLQNDIETIAVKNVLITYRELPTEIAYELTKDFYAHLPELYDAHPAAREIDAEQAGKNIYLPLHPGAARYFEETRQKQAN, encoded by the coding sequence ATGAACCTGCGGCATCTATTTGCTGGAGCTGTACTACTGCTCATATGTATAGCGGTAGGCTGCTCTTTTGCCGACAAAAGACAGGAAATCCCATCTCCTGTTACGTATCATCCATTACCGAAGACTGTAGAATCATCGTCCACCCCACTATTGGGCAAAAGTATTACCATCGCCACCGGCGATATCTCGGGCGTATATTTCCCGCTCGGACAAGCGCTTGCCAGCATATATGGACAATACGACGGAGCATTTACAGGAACAAGAATTACAAAGGCATCCATCGAAAATGCGAGACTCGTTAGCGAAAAAAAAGCGGAGCTCGGTTTCGCTACCGTTGATGCAATCGCTAGCGAAGGATATGTTTTCTCGACGGAAAAACAGCAGCCAGTCCCTTCTCGGCTATGTGCCCTTACCGGACTTTATTTTAATTATATTCATATTGCTGTCACGAAAAAAAGCGGAATTCGTTCACTGAAAGATTTAACCGGCAAACGTATTGGCATGGGACCTATTGGTAGCGGTACCGAACTGAATGCTGAACGCATTCTACAAGCCGCTCACTTGGCAGACGGTACGCAAAAACATTACTTTTCTTTTTCTCAGGCATCGCAAGCGCTTAGGGACGGAGTTATCGATGCCGCAATCTTTTCTTCCGGCCTGCCAAACCCTGATGTTTCATCGCTGGCCAACGATGATTCGCTTACGCTTATTTCTGTACCAGAAGATGTGATTACTGAATTGCAGCGACAATACCCGTATTATTTGAAAAAAAGCATTCCGGCAGAAACATACACCGACTTGCAGAACGATATCGAAACGATTGCCGTTAAAAACGTACTCATCACCTACCGTGAGCTCCCTACAGAAATCGCATACGAGTTGACCAAAGACTTTTACGCGCATTTACCTGAACTTTATGATGCCCATCCGGCCGCCCGGGAGATTGATGCAGAACAGGCAGGAAAAAACATTTATCTTCCGCTTCATCCGGGAGCCGCTCGATACTTTGAAGAAACAAGACAGAAACAAGCCAATTAA
- a CDS encoding ABC transporter substrate-binding protein has product MQKFITIIAVFLLAVLTGCGVPTAQKPGETQTSAAPEQGGAKQLTVAGNGGKIEKAIRDVIAPKFKEKTGIQINYVAGLSGEILSKVELQKNAPQIDIALYVPVDVQRAKEKGLTDPIDETNVPAMKDVDPRFIVVEKTAAPAFGLVIAPAYNTEAFEKNGFKPIESWNDLARPDYKGKTAFADISNDWGFNTLYALALANGGSIDNMEPGLKKAKELAGYSSTFYKNSTQMMPAMQQGAADVTVMGSYAIGDLATSGVPLKMVVPKEGVPLQAFSATLVKNTPHKKEALEFINYLIGEESQKATSEAGFYPVVKGMKISDKYEPYIGLKETDKTFKPDFAAFAKIRAEWTDRWAKEVTPQLGKLVNK; this is encoded by the coding sequence ATGCAAAAATTCATCACGATTATCGCCGTCTTCCTGCTAGCTGTCCTGACAGGTTGCGGTGTTCCTACTGCGCAAAAGCCTGGTGAAACACAAACAAGTGCCGCGCCTGAACAAGGTGGAGCAAAGCAGCTAACGGTAGCCGGGAACGGCGGCAAAATCGAAAAAGCCATCCGCGATGTTATTGCTCCGAAATTTAAAGAGAAAACTGGTATTCAAATTAATTATGTCGCCGGCCTATCAGGTGAAATTCTTTCCAAAGTAGAACTGCAAAAAAACGCGCCGCAAATTGATATCGCTCTTTATGTACCTGTCGATGTACAGCGGGCAAAAGAAAAAGGACTTACCGATCCGATCGACGAAACGAACGTACCGGCTATGAAAGATGTCGATCCTCGTTTTATCGTCGTTGAAAAAACAGCTGCACCGGCTTTCGGTCTCGTTATTGCACCGGCCTACAATACGGAAGCTTTCGAAAAGAATGGATTTAAACCAATCGAATCATGGAATGACTTGGCACGACCTGACTACAAGGGAAAAACCGCGTTCGCCGATATCTCGAATGACTGGGGCTTTAACACGCTGTATGCACTGGCGCTCGCAAATGGAGGTAGCATCGACAACATGGAACCGGGCCTGAAAAAAGCAAAAGAACTCGCCGGCTACTCCTCTACCTTCTATAAGAATTCGACACAAATGATGCCTGCCATGCAGCAGGGAGCCGCTGATGTAACGGTAATGGGAAGCTATGCGATTGGCGATCTGGCCACTTCCGGTGTTCCACTGAAAATGGTCGTACCGAAAGAAGGCGTACCATTGCAGGCATTCAGTGCTACATTAGTTAAGAATACACCACATAAAAAAGAAGCGCTTGAATTTATTAACTATTTAATCGGAGAAGAATCGCAAAAAGCAACTTCTGAGGCCGGATTCTATCCGGTTGTAAAAGGCATGAAAATCTCGGATAAGTATGAACCATACATTGGCCTGAAAGAAACGGACAAAACTTTTAAACCGGACTTCGCTGCGTTCGCAAAAATAAGAGCAGAATGGACTGATAGATGGGCAAAGGAAGTTACTCCTCAGCTCGGAAAACTAGTAAACAAATAA
- a CDS encoding DEAD/DEAH box helicase, whose product MWSGFKRWLGKQKSRDEQTEEQTEPPINNNEEEQLSECIEEEQGPGTVVYKKRPPDVPGRKKARKKPVHVIDKELLTLLDSRNDLAVESDCFPEGYSSKAPLRPYQIQLYNALMKQDGLLIADQEGMGKTSPILCSHESKIKVGQIRGGLYITKASLLQDIYNQAQQFTNLRVLIVKGTIEQRIHMYANFSNRQYDLVVMSYEQFRQDIDQILHLHQQHPFDVCYMDEAHKVKDAESQIGQVIHRLETKERYAITATPLINGADDLHNVLKWLRWPVASLVFYASAVVNMEALKEALSTNMIRRLKMDVMQNLPSVIPYDLSVELTELQRELYNAVKSATPGELFEGFSFYHIPTPLAKYTRLSQIAESAEIVGGVEGTTGSGKLERVEEILEDIVLRGEKAVIFSHSRVFAEIMYEYFEKYNPAILHEGIKDRQQQVNMFMSDPSCWVIVCSETSSREDWTGTVANNVIFTSKPWSPAYVSQCIGRAWRLGSEVQESIHVYSLIGEGTIDETIEKLLGEKQYIIDQLVETGLNRSEMLRLLIKEEEKKEHRLG is encoded by the coding sequence ATGTGGAGTGGGTTTAAAAGATGGCTTGGTAAACAGAAATCAAGAGATGAGCAGACTGAAGAACAGACAGAGCCACCTATCAACAATAATGAGGAAGAGCAACTTTCAGAATGTATAGAGGAAGAACAAGGGCCAGGGACTGTCGTATATAAAAAACGTCCTCCTGATGTACCAGGAAGGAAAAAGGCGAGAAAAAAGCCTGTCCATGTCATTGATAAAGAACTGCTTACCTTGCTTGACTCTCGTAATGACTTAGCTGTAGAATCAGACTGTTTCCCTGAGGGCTATTCATCAAAAGCTCCTCTACGACCTTATCAGATTCAATTATATAACGCATTAATGAAGCAGGATGGCTTGCTTATCGCCGATCAGGAAGGAATGGGGAAAACATCGCCTATTCTATGTTCGCATGAATCAAAGATAAAAGTTGGTCAAATTCGAGGCGGATTATATATCACAAAAGCGAGTTTATTACAGGATATTTATAATCAAGCGCAGCAATTTACAAATTTACGCGTCCTTATTGTAAAAGGAACAATTGAGCAACGAATTCATATGTATGCCAATTTTTCCAATCGGCAATATGATTTGGTTGTTATGTCGTATGAGCAGTTTCGTCAGGATATTGACCAGATATTGCATCTGCACCAACAACACCCTTTTGATGTTTGTTATATGGATGAAGCTCATAAAGTGAAAGATGCAGAATCGCAAATTGGACAGGTTATTCACCGTTTGGAAACAAAAGAGCGATATGCAATTACAGCGACACCCTTGATTAACGGTGCGGATGATTTGCATAACGTACTTAAGTGGCTGCGCTGGCCCGTAGCTTCCCTTGTATTTTATGCGAGTGCGGTTGTAAATATGGAAGCTTTAAAAGAAGCATTGTCTACCAATATGATTCGACGACTAAAAATGGATGTAATGCAAAATCTCCCCTCTGTTATACCGTACGATCTTTCTGTGGAACTTACGGAATTACAAAGAGAATTGTATAATGCGGTAAAGAGTGCAACGCCAGGGGAGTTATTTGAAGGATTTTCTTTTTACCATATCCCTACTCCACTCGCTAAATATACCCGTCTAAGCCAAATTGCAGAGTCTGCCGAAATTGTAGGCGGGGTGGAAGGAACGACAGGAAGCGGGAAGCTAGAAAGAGTGGAAGAAATCTTGGAAGATATCGTATTGAGGGGAGAAAAAGCGGTTATTTTTAGTCACTCCCGTGTCTTTGCGGAAATCATGTACGAATACTTTGAGAAGTATAATCCGGCAATCCTCCATGAGGGAATTAAAGATAGACAGCAACAGGTTAATATGTTTATGAGTGATCCGAGCTGTTGGGTAATCGTGTGTAGTGAAACCTCGAGCCGGGAAGACTGGACAGGAACTGTTGCTAATAATGTGATCTTCACAAGTAAGCCCTGGTCCCCTGCTTATGTGTCTCAGTGTATAGGAAGGGCATGGCGTTTGGGCTCTGAAGTGCAAGAGAGTATTCATGTGTATTCATTAATTGGGGAAGGGACGATCGATGAAACCATAGAAAAGCTGTTAGGTGAAAAGCAATATATCATTGATCAACTGGTAGAGACAGGCTTAAATCGTAGTGAGATGCTGCGGCTTTTGATTAAAGAAGAGGAGAAAAAAGAACACCGTCTTGGTTAA
- a CDS encoding ABC transporter permease yields the protein MESVRHYAHQEVTQDPPVTPKQETDPGQRKKKKAYVPGLLLLLPILLFIFGFFVVPMLYILYLSFIYTDSPNATNAVFSLKNYILFFTDSYYLSSLWITVKVSLYTVLVSLLLGYPVALTMAKSSPRIRGYIALLIAAPLLVSIVVRNFGWYLLLLPNGTINSILTSLGIIDSPLKLLFSEIGVVIGLSNAYLPFMILAIATSLYNIDPSLERASAILGASPLRSFFSVTLPLSLPGIISGCVLVFSMSMSAYVTPALMGGANVPMMPVVAYDQINNLLRWTFGSALSYVLLATTMIMVTVFTRGFEKSKFREVFR from the coding sequence ATGGAATCCGTCAGACATTATGCTCATCAAGAAGTAACACAGGACCCCCCCGTAACTCCTAAACAAGAAACCGATCCTGGGCAGCGAAAAAAGAAGAAGGCCTATGTTCCTGGCCTCCTTCTGTTACTTCCGATTTTATTGTTTATCTTTGGTTTTTTCGTTGTACCGATGCTGTATATTCTGTATTTAAGTTTTATTTATACGGATAGCCCGAATGCAACCAATGCCGTATTTAGCCTAAAAAATTATATATTATTTTTTACTGATTCCTACTATCTGTCTTCGCTTTGGATAACAGTGAAAGTAAGTCTGTACACGGTTTTGGTCTCTCTGCTGCTCGGCTACCCTGTCGCGCTTACGATGGCTAAGAGCTCACCCCGCATACGCGGATATATTGCGTTGCTGATTGCCGCTCCACTGCTGGTAAGCATTGTAGTCCGCAATTTTGGCTGGTATTTGCTACTATTACCGAATGGAACGATTAACAGCATTCTTACTTCGCTCGGTATTATTGACTCTCCGCTGAAGCTGTTGTTTTCAGAAATCGGCGTTGTTATTGGGCTTTCCAATGCCTATCTTCCATTCATGATTCTGGCAATTGCCACCAGCCTATACAACATTGACCCTTCACTGGAAAGAGCGAGTGCAATTCTCGGTGCAAGCCCACTCCGTTCATTTTTCTCGGTTACGCTACCGCTTAGCCTACCAGGTATCATATCTGGATGCGTGCTTGTATTCAGCATGTCCATGAGCGCATATGTAACCCCTGCTCTCATGGGAGGAGCCAATGTACCGATGATGCCAGTTGTCGCCTACGACCAGATTAATAATTTACTTCGTTGGACATTCGGTTCAGCCCTGTCCTATGTGCTGCTGGCTACGACAATGATTATGGTGACCGTCTTTACACGTGGATTTGAAAAGAGTAAGTTCAGGGAGGTGTTCCGATGA
- a CDS encoding DUF2651 family protein, with product MEMILILYIYPIVVIMASIVFYYITRKWYVGPLLTFIILTIMTLTPAFTTAFFNWVIVYTVLSIGVTFISKLFSRKK from the coding sequence ATGGAAATGATTTTAATACTCTACATTTATCCGATTGTTGTAATCATGGCAAGCATTGTTTTTTATTACATAACAAGAAAATGGTATGTAGGGCCATTATTAACATTTATCATTCTTACGATCATGACGCTTACCCCTGCCTTTACAACAGCTTTTTTTAACTGGGTTATTGTTTATACGGTACTATCGATAGGAGTAACTTTTATAAGTAAACTTTTTTCTAGAAAGAAATAA